The segment TTCAGAAGTCGTTGTGTAGTTCGGAACTGAAATGGGCCACGCCGCGCGTCCTGGCAGGCCGGGCACTTCCAAAATCACCCCCACCCTTTCAATGTCTGAAATGTCGAATCCCGGTAAACACCATGGCGAGGTCCTTCTCGTCAGCGGCGGCGATCACTTCTTCATCCCGGACCGAGCCGCCCGGCTGTATGAAAGCGGTGGCCCCTGCCTTCGCCGCTTCATCCACGCCATCCCGGAACGGGAAGAAAGCATCCGAAGCCACCACGCTGCCCGCCAGCGGTTGTTGGGCCTTCATCACGGCGATCTTCACGGCATCCACGCGACTCATTTGACCGGCTCCGATCCCGAGCGTTTGTTCGCCTCGGGAAAAAACGATGGCGTTCGACTTGACGTGTTTGACGACGCGCCAGGCAAACCGCAGGCCCTGCCACTCTCGATCGTTCGGCGGACGACGCGAAACCACTTTGATTGAAGGCTCGTCGAGGAGTTTCGTATTGCCGGTCTGCGCAAGAAATCCCCCATCAATCTGCCGAAATTCAATGTCCCGATTTTCAGGAAGAGCCCCGCTCGTCTCGGGGAGAGAAGACGAATCCGGGGGTTGGGTCGCCCGTTCGATCAGACGCAAGTTTTTCTTCTTTGAGAAGATCTGGCGAGCTTCGCCGGAATATCCCGGGGCGACAATCGCTTCGACGAAGATCTTGGCGACCTCTTCTGCCAGGGATTGATCGACGGGGCGGTTAAAGGAAAGCACCGATCCGTATGCCGAGACGGGATCGCATGCCAGAGCGAGCTGATAGGCGGCGGTGACCGTTTCCCCGGACGCCACTCCGCAGGGATTGTTGTGCTTCATAATCACGGCAGTCGGCCGGTCAAACTCGGTCGACAATCGCCAGGCGGAGTCGAGGTCCAGGAGGTTATTGTAAGAGAGTTCTTTGCCCTGAAGGGGTTCCGCGGTGGCGATGACGGAGCGAAGCTGCCTTCCCTTTCGGTAGACGGCCGCCCGCTGATGCGGATTCTCCCCGTAGCGCAATTCACGGACCTTGTGGATCCCGATGAAGCGGACCGCCGGAAGCTCCTGGCGGTGGCGTACAATCTCATCGCTGCCCGCCTCACCGCTCCAATCGCTCAATTCTTCCACGATGGCAGCATCATACCGAGCGACTTCTTCGTATGCCTGTTGGGCCAGCTGCAGGCGCGTACTCAGGGAAAGGTGTCCCCCGGCCTCCTCCAACTCGCGCAACACATCGCCATACTGTCCGGGTGACACCACCACCGCCACATGACGAAAGTTCTTCGCCGCAGCACGCAGGAGTGTGACCCCGCCGATATCGATGTTTTCAACGAGCTCTCCCGGATTCGCGTGGCGATGTTCCCTCACGGACTCGAAGGGATAGAGGTTCACCACCACCAGATCGATGGGATCGATTCCCAGCTCCTTCAGGGTCTTCATGTGATCCGGATCATTTCGATCGGCCAGCAACGCCCCGTGGATGTGCGGGTGAAGGGTCTTGACGCGCCCTCCCAACATCTCCGGGGAGGCGGTAACTTCGGAGACATCCCGGACTGCCAGGGAAGCACCGCGGATCAACTGCGCCGTTCCTCCGGTAGAAACCATCCGGATCCCCAGTGCGGCCAGTCCGCGGGCCAAATCCACCAGTCCGGTTTTGTCATGGACGCTGATCAGCGCGCTCGATATTCGTGTTTGCATGGCTGTAGCCTCGGGATGAAGGGTTGGTGTTGAAGAGTGTCCAATCGGGAAGAGTTATGATTTGACCGGTTCGGTCGGAGCCGGATCCGCGCTCCGAACGGGGGCGGCTTGGAATTTGACGTGGTCGTCGACCAGCACAATCATGAAGGCGACACTGGTGCAGTGTTCCGATTTCTTGAGTTGTTCCGCCTTCTGGCTCACGAATTGTTCGAATGCACCGAGCGACGGCAGACTGGAAGAATCGTGATAGGTCTCCTTGCAGTCCTTGAGATTTTCGTAAAGTTTTAGGATTTTGCTGTGCTCCTCTTCCGGCTTAAGAATCACTTCCTTGAAGAGGACCTCCTGGCCTCCGGAGGGTTTGGGCGGCGGGGGCGGGGCCGGCGGGGCTTCCTCGACGTGGACCCGTCTTTCGATTCCCTCCTCCCGGGCCCGCATCCGGTTACGCCACAAATCGCTAAAAAGCGAGAATCGCGAAGCCAACGA is part of the Terriglobia bacterium genome and harbors:
- the purH gene encoding bifunctional phosphoribosylaminoimidazolecarboxamide formyltransferase/IMP cyclohydrolase, whose product is MQTRISSALISVHDKTGLVDLARGLAALGIRMVSTGGTAQLIRGASLAVRDVSEVTASPEMLGGRVKTLHPHIHGALLADRNDPDHMKTLKELGIDPIDLVVVNLYPFESVREHRHANPGELVENIDIGGVTLLRAAAKNFRHVAVVVSPGQYGDVLRELEEAGGHLSLSTRLQLAQQAYEEVARYDAAIVEELSDWSGEAGSDEIVRHRQELPAVRFIGIHKVRELRYGENPHQRAAVYRKGRQLRSVIATAEPLQGKELSYNNLLDLDSAWRLSTEFDRPTAVIMKHNNPCGVASGETVTAAYQLALACDPVSAYGSVLSFNRPVDQSLAEEVAKIFVEAIVAPGYSGEARQIFSKKKNLRLIERATQPPDSSSLPETSGALPENRDIEFRQIDGGFLAQTGNTKLLDEPSIKVVSRRPPNDREWQGLRFAWRVVKHVKSNAIVFSRGEQTLGIGAGQMSRVDAVKIAVMKAQQPLAGSVVASDAFFPFRDGVDEAAKAGATAFIQPGGSVRDEEVIAAADEKDLAMVFTGIRHFRH